The Sphingomonas alpina genome has a segment encoding these proteins:
- a CDS encoding LysR family transcriptional regulator — MMTLDVDAVRAFVTIADLQSFTRAAEALGSTQGAISVKLKRLEERLDHRLIERTPRQVRLSAQGAVFLESARDFLCAHDRAIAALSSSRRHFALGIAAHVAGPEVPTLLARLNAHDPGLTIEVQLDTSRALLDAFDRGELDAAIIRREDDRRDGEVLGPEHFGWFAAPQFEHRQGEPLRLAALSPVCGVRDISTQALDAAGIAWTEVFLGGGSSVVTAAVSAGLAVSAFSCRLAPAGSVEVSQRFGLPPLPSSEIVLHSTLTDAKSREALRTLACAFREHRASSS, encoded by the coding sequence ATGATGACGCTGGACGTGGATGCTGTCCGGGCATTTGTGACGATCGCCGATTTGCAGAGCTTTACCCGCGCCGCCGAGGCGTTGGGCAGCACGCAAGGGGCGATCAGCGTGAAGCTGAAGCGGCTGGAAGAACGGCTCGATCATCGGTTGATCGAACGAACGCCTCGGCAGGTGCGCTTGTCGGCGCAGGGAGCGGTGTTCCTGGAGTCCGCGCGCGACTTTCTCTGCGCCCATGACCGGGCGATTGCCGCACTGTCGTCGTCGCGCCGCCATTTCGCGCTCGGTATTGCCGCGCATGTCGCCGGCCCCGAAGTGCCCACGCTGCTGGCGCGGCTCAACGCGCATGATCCCGGCCTGACGATCGAAGTGCAACTCGACACGTCACGCGCGCTGCTTGATGCCTTTGACCGGGGCGAGCTCGATGCGGCGATCATTCGCCGCGAGGACGACCGGCGCGATGGCGAGGTGCTCGGGCCGGAGCATTTCGGCTGGTTCGCCGCACCGCAGTTCGAGCATCGTCAGGGCGAACCGCTGCGGCTCGCCGCCCTGTCGCCGGTCTGCGGCGTTCGCGACATCTCGACCCAGGCGCTCGACGCCGCGGGCATTGCCTGGACCGAGGTGTTTCTCGGCGGCGGGTCGTCGGTCGTGACGGCTGCGGTGTCGGCGGGCCTGGCGGTCTCGGCATTCTCCTGCCGCCTTGCCCCCGCCGGCTCGGTCGAGGTCAGCCAGCGTTTCGGCCTGCCGCCGCTACCCTCTTCGGAGATCGTCCTGCATTCCACGCTGACCGACGCCAAGTCCCGGGAAGCGCTACGCACCTTGGCATGTGCCTTTCGGGAACACCGGGCGTCGTCCAGCTAA
- a CDS encoding flotillin family protein has protein sequence MNEVVSQSGSIIPYLIYSGVGLAALLILGMILAKLYKRASKEIGFVRTGFGGEKVVINGGALVLPVFHETMPVNMNTVRLAVERKNTDALITLDRLRIDVKAEFYVRVRPDAQSIATAAQTLGMRTMHPDALKELVEGKFVDALRSVAAGMTMNQLHEQRADFVQKVQQVSSADLAMNGLELESVSLTGLDQTSIEHFNANNAFDAEGLTKLTEQIELRKKARNDIEQDTRIQIETKNLEAERQSFLIGRDTEFARLEQEREIELKRAGQASEVAREQALRTREADQAKIEAKQKVDSSQIEADRAVKEAQIAQEQALALARQEQQIAVQNKSREESQSRAEADKARAEAVAAEEQVGTARETEIAERQKRIELIDASREAERAAIGIKVQAEAEKQAAADRGEAVRLTAESEAEAAKLKAEGDRVRFEVEAAGQRAVNEAANLLSSDQVSMATRLALLKVLPDLIREAARPMEAIDSIKIVQVEGLQGQGGAGVAIDGDGGNGNLANSAVSAALRYRAQAPLIDGLMKELGIDGSSLEAMTKSVTATQTKPVVAPVVVVSDQE, from the coding sequence ATGAACGAAGTCGTTAGCCAGTCGGGATCGATCATACCCTATCTGATCTATTCGGGCGTCGGCCTTGCCGCGCTGCTGATCCTCGGCATGATTCTCGCCAAGCTCTACAAGCGCGCTTCGAAGGAGATCGGCTTCGTGCGCACCGGCTTCGGCGGCGAAAAGGTCGTGATCAACGGCGGTGCGCTGGTGCTGCCGGTGTTCCATGAGACGATGCCGGTCAACATGAACACGGTGCGTCTCGCCGTCGAGCGCAAGAACACCGACGCGCTGATCACGCTCGACCGGCTGCGCATTGACGTGAAGGCCGAATTCTATGTCCGCGTGCGTCCCGACGCCCAGTCGATCGCGACCGCGGCGCAGACGCTTGGCATGCGCACCATGCATCCCGATGCGCTGAAGGAGCTGGTCGAGGGCAAGTTCGTCGACGCGCTGCGTTCGGTCGCCGCCGGCATGACGATGAACCAACTGCACGAACAACGCGCCGATTTCGTGCAGAAGGTGCAGCAGGTCTCCTCCGCCGATCTGGCGATGAATGGCCTGGAGCTCGAATCGGTCTCGCTGACCGGGCTCGACCAGACCTCGATCGAGCATTTCAATGCCAATAACGCGTTCGACGCCGAAGGCCTGACCAAGCTGACCGAGCAGATCGAACTGCGAAAGAAAGCGCGCAACGATATCGAGCAGGACACGCGGATCCAGATCGAGACCAAGAATCTCGAGGCCGAGCGCCAGTCCTTCCTGATCGGCCGCGATACCGAATTCGCCCGGCTCGAGCAGGAGCGCGAGATCGAACTGAAGCGCGCCGGCCAGGCGTCCGAAGTGGCGCGCGAACAGGCGCTGCGCACGCGTGAAGCCGATCAGGCGAAGATCGAGGCCAAGCAGAAGGTCGACAGCTCGCAGATCGAAGCCGACCGCGCGGTCAAGGAAGCGCAGATCGCGCAGGAACAGGCGCTCGCGCTGGCCCGGCAGGAGCAGCAGATCGCGGTGCAGAACAAGAGCCGCGAAGAAAGCCAGTCGCGCGCCGAGGCCGATAAGGCACGCGCCGAAGCCGTCGCCGCCGAGGAACAGGTCGGCACCGCGCGCGAGACGGAGATCGCCGAGCGCCAGAAGCGCATCGAGCTGATCGATGCGTCGCGCGAAGCCGAACGTGCCGCGATCGGCATCAAGGTGCAGGCCGAGGCTGAGAAGCAGGCGGCGGCCGACCGCGGTGAAGCGGTACGACTGACCGCCGAGAGCGAAGCGGAAGCTGCCAAGCTCAAGGCGGAGGGCGACCGCGTCCGCTTCGAGGTCGAGGCCGCGGGGCAGCGTGCGGTCAACGAAGCGGCGAACCTGCTTTCGTCCGACCAGGTGTCGATGGCGACCAGGCTCGCCTTGCTCAAGGTGCTGCCCGACCTGATCCGCGAAGCGGCACGGCCGATGGAAGCGATCGACAGCATCAAGATCGTGCAGGTCGAGGGGCTGCAGGGCCAGGGCGGTGCCGGTGTCGCGATCGACGGCGATGGCGGTAACGGCAACCTCGCCAATTCGGCGGTGTCGGCGGCGTTGCGCTATCGCGCCCAGGCGCCACTGATCGACGGGCTGATGAAGGAACTCGGCATCGACGGCTCGTCGCTTGAGGCGATGACGAAATCGGTGACCGCAACCCAGACCAAACCGGTGGTCGCGCCGGTCGTGGTCGTGTCCGACCAGGAATGA
- a CDS encoding MFS transporter: MSLTSRSQSLIALAAVCLSSLMFGLEISSVPAILPTLEQALHANFSALQWIMNAYTIAVTTVLFATGTLADRYGRRRIFLIGIIAFGATSLICGLTGNVAVLIAARFLQGMSGGVMLICQVAVLSHQFQEPRERGMAFGWWGIIFGIGLGFGPIIGSAIVALSNWAWVFLVHVVLAAVTALLAMIGVRESRDPGAESLDIIGIVTLSLSVFCLAFYITQGPALGFGSPAGLGVIGLAVASFIAFIIAEKVSARPMIDFSVFRIRAFSGAVVGSAAMNISFWPFMIYLPIWFHAGLGYDTVTTGTALLAYTLPALLVPPLAERLALRYRAALVIPAGLFVIGLGFFLMKAGSAAANASWMTMLPGALLAGIGIGLTNTPVTNTTTGAISSDRAGMASGIDMSARMISLAINIAMMGFILISGVATYLRSVLPSSVNDAALRSLAERIAAGNTAAVPELSGAVVHDALVHGFGWVMLYGGIGVWLLAGISFVVFGVREAAQTTEATTPCTP, encoded by the coding sequence ATGTCCCTTACATCCCGCAGCCAGAGCCTGATCGCCCTGGCCGCCGTCTGTCTTTCTTCACTGATGTTCGGCCTGGAAATCTCCAGCGTGCCGGCGATCCTGCCCACGCTGGAACAGGCGCTGCATGCGAATTTCAGCGCGCTGCAATGGATCATGAACGCCTACACCATCGCGGTGACGACGGTACTCTTCGCAACCGGCACGCTGGCCGATCGCTATGGCCGCAGGCGCATCTTCCTGATCGGCATCATCGCCTTTGGCGCAACGTCATTGATCTGCGGTCTCACCGGCAACGTCGCCGTGCTGATCGCCGCGCGCTTCCTTCAGGGCATGAGCGGCGGTGTCATGCTGATCTGCCAGGTCGCAGTCCTGTCGCATCAATTCCAGGAACCGCGCGAACGCGGCATGGCATTCGGCTGGTGGGGGATCATCTTCGGGATCGGCCTCGGCTTCGGCCCGATCATCGGCAGCGCGATCGTCGCGCTGTCGAACTGGGCATGGGTATTCCTCGTCCATGTCGTGCTCGCCGCCGTCACCGCGCTCCTCGCGATGATCGGCGTTCGAGAATCGCGCGACCCCGGTGCGGAGAGCCTCGATATCATCGGCATCGTCACTCTCTCCTTGTCGGTCTTCTGCCTCGCCTTCTACATCACGCAAGGGCCCGCGCTGGGCTTCGGCAGCCCGGCCGGACTTGGGGTCATCGGCCTGGCCGTCGCGAGTTTCATCGCCTTCATCATCGCCGAGAAGGTCAGCGCCCGGCCGATGATCGACTTTTCGGTCTTCCGCATCCGGGCCTTTTCCGGCGCGGTGGTCGGGTCGGCGGCGATGAACATCAGCTTCTGGCCGTTCATGATCTACCTGCCGATCTGGTTTCATGCCGGGCTTGGCTATGACACCGTCACGACCGGCACGGCGCTGCTTGCCTATACGCTGCCGGCTCTGCTCGTACCGCCATTGGCGGAACGATTGGCACTGCGCTACCGGGCCGCGCTCGTCATCCCGGCAGGGCTGTTCGTCATTGGCCTTGGCTTCTTTCTGATGAAGGCCGGCAGCGCCGCCGCAAACGCGAGTTGGATGACGATGCTGCCCGGCGCACTGCTCGCCGGGATCGGCATCGGTCTGACCAACACGCCCGTCACCAACACCACGACGGGGGCGATATCGAGCGACCGCGCCGGCATGGCGTCGGGCATCGACATGAGCGCGCGGATGATCTCGCTCGCGATCAATATCGCAATGATGGGCTTCATCCTGATCAGTGGTGTCGCGACGTATCTCAGGAGCGTGCTGCCGTCCTCAGTCAACGATGCGGCGTTGCGCTCGCTGGCGGAACGGATCGCCGCCGGCAATACCGCAGCGGTTCCGGAGCTGTCCGGCGCGGTGGTCCACGACGCACTGGTCCACGGCTTTGGCTGGGTCATGCTTTATGGCGGAATCGGCGTCTGGCTGCTCGCCGGGATCAGCTTCGTGGTGTTCGGCGTGCGCGAAGCAGCGCAGACGACGGAGGCGACGACGCCCTGCACGCCGTGA
- a CDS encoding glycosyltransferase family 4 protein: MRIAIATDAWTPQVNGVVRTLQMVRAELERQGHEVLIVSPDLFYSVPCPTYPEIRLAFASTYTVGKMLEDFAPHAIHLATEGPVCVAARRWCLSREFPFTTAYHTQFPDYVAARTGVNPEWVWRYIRWFHAPAQSILASTPSIAETLKAHGLTRIRHWGRGVDLSVFGADAAPDPAITVLPGPIQLYVGRVAVEKNIEAFLQTGQPGTKVIVGDGPARSALEAKYPDAKFLGPRFGADLAACYAAADVFVFPSRTDTFGLVMIEALACGVPVAGYPVTGPIDILNDRVGAMDENLDTAIATALTRDRAACMAYGRTFTWEASARQFLGALVPAFGDEAAAA, encoded by the coding sequence GTGCGCATCGCGATCGCCACAGACGCGTGGACGCCCCAGGTCAACGGGGTCGTGCGGACCTTGCAGATGGTCCGTGCCGAACTCGAACGCCAGGGCCATGAGGTGCTGATCGTCTCGCCCGACCTGTTTTATTCGGTGCCTTGCCCGACCTATCCGGAAATCCGCCTGGCCTTTGCCAGCACCTATACGGTCGGCAAGATGCTGGAGGATTTCGCACCGCATGCGATCCATCTTGCGACCGAGGGGCCGGTCTGCGTCGCCGCGCGGCGCTGGTGCCTCAGCCGCGAATTCCCCTTCACCACCGCCTATCACACGCAATTCCCCGATTATGTCGCGGCGCGGACCGGTGTGAATCCGGAATGGGTGTGGCGTTATATCCGCTGGTTCCATGCGCCGGCGCAATCGATCCTCGCCTCGACGCCGTCGATCGCCGAGACGCTGAAGGCGCATGGCCTGACCCGCATCCGGCATTGGGGGCGTGGGGTCGATCTCTCGGTGTTCGGCGCCGATGCCGCACCCGACCCGGCGATCACGGTGCTGCCTGGGCCGATTCAGCTCTATGTCGGCCGCGTCGCGGTGGAAAAGAATATCGAGGCGTTCCTGCAGACCGGCCAGCCCGGCACCAAGGTGATCGTCGGCGACGGCCCCGCACGATCCGCGCTGGAAGCGAAATACCCGGATGCGAAATTCCTCGGCCCCCGCTTCGGTGCCGATCTTGCCGCCTGCTATGCTGCGGCCGATGTGTTCGTCTTTCCGAGCCGGACCGACACGTTCGGGCTGGTGATGATCGAGGCGCTGGCCTGCGGCGTGCCCGTCGCGGGCTATCCGGTGACCGGGCCGATCGACATCTTGAACGACCGTGTCGGCGCGATGGACGAGAATCTCGACACGGCGATCGCGACTGCGCTGACCCGCGACCGTGCGGCCTGCATGGCCTATGGCCGGACCTTCACCTGGGAAGCGAGCGCGCGCCAGTTCCTCGGCGCGCTGGTACCCGCATTCGGCGATGAGGCAGCCGCGGCCTGA
- a CDS encoding GIY-YIG nuclease family protein produces MKGGWVYMMADRYRGAIYIGVTAYIEARAFQHATQVGSDFCRRYGITKLVWAEYAERIDDAIVREKQMKKWRRAWKIELIETVNPDWLDLFETMNGGTEEGAVFPKELR; encoded by the coding sequence ATGAAAGGCGGCTGGGTCTATATGATGGCCGATCGCTATCGCGGCGCAATCTATATCGGCGTCACCGCTTATATCGAAGCCCGCGCCTTCCAGCATGCGACCCAGGTCGGCTCCGATTTCTGCCGCCGCTACGGCATTACCAAGCTCGTCTGGGCCGAATATGCCGAGCGGATCGACGATGCGATCGTGCGCGAGAAGCAGATGAAGAAATGGCGGCGCGCGTGGAAGATCGAGCTGATCGAGACGGTGAATCCCGATTGGCTGGATTTGTTCGAGACGATGAACGGCGGGACGGAAGAAGGCGCCGTATTTCCGAAGGAGTTGCGATAG
- a CDS encoding glutathione S-transferase family protein — protein sequence MSNLILHEYARSGNCYKIRLTAACLGLPVERREYDIMAGATRTPSFLDTVNANGRIPVLQVGDRFLPESGAACLYLADGSALLPADRFDRADMMRWMFWEQYNHEPNVATLRFWRLFIGDDRLNDLQRAQLPAKQVAGEAALALMDEHLSTRDYFVGDRPTLADIALYAYTHVANEGGFDLSLYPSVQKWLGQVAAMPGHVTLDA from the coding sequence ATGTCCAATCTGATTCTTCACGAATATGCCCGGTCGGGAAATTGCTACAAGATCCGCCTCACCGCCGCCTGTCTCGGCCTTCCGGTCGAGCGGCGCGAATATGACATCATGGCGGGAGCAACGCGGACCCCGTCCTTTCTCGATACGGTCAACGCCAATGGACGAATCCCGGTGCTCCAGGTCGGCGACCGGTTTCTGCCGGAAAGCGGGGCGGCGTGTCTGTATCTCGCCGACGGGTCGGCGCTGCTCCCGGCGGACCGGTTCGACCGCGCCGACATGATGCGCTGGATGTTCTGGGAACAATATAATCACGAACCCAATGTCGCGACGTTGCGCTTCTGGCGCCTGTTCATCGGCGACGATCGTCTGAACGATCTGCAACGCGCGCAGCTTCCCGCCAAACAGGTGGCGGGCGAAGCCGCGCTCGCGTTGATGGACGAGCATCTGAGCACGCGCGACTATTTTGTCGGTGACCGGCCGACGCTCGCCGACATTGCGCTCTACGCTTATACTCATGTCGCGAATGAAGGTGGTTTCGATCTTTCGCTCTACCCGTCTGTACAAAAGTGGCTCGGGCAAGTTGCAGCAATGCCGGGGCATGTAACATTGGACGCTTGA
- a CDS encoding YqiJ family protein, translating into MLAFLGAPENFVFVSAIVLMLLIGVVQLVGLGHDAHIHGDFDSHPDLLSWLGVGRLPMLMLLVVFLATFGVIGLIGQQAIHDTTGALLDSWFAIPAALAAALPVTGLAARGLARVLPRDHTTAISLDDLVGEVAYIVTGRAAYGSPARARAEDEHGQAHYVMVEPNTPDQVFEEGERILLVRREDQIFRAISRGDHRLPHIGV; encoded by the coding sequence GTGTTAGCGTTTCTCGGGGCGCCGGAAAATTTCGTCTTCGTTTCGGCCATCGTGCTGATGCTGTTGATCGGCGTCGTGCAACTGGTCGGGCTTGGTCATGACGCGCATATTCATGGCGATTTCGATTCGCACCCCGACCTGCTGAGCTGGCTCGGGGTCGGCCGCTTGCCCATGCTCATGCTGCTGGTCGTTTTCCTGGCGACCTTCGGCGTGATCGGGCTGATCGGCCAGCAGGCGATTCATGACACGACCGGCGCGCTGCTGGATTCCTGGTTCGCCATTCCCGCCGCCCTTGCCGCGGCGCTTCCCGTCACTGGCCTGGCCGCCCGGGGCCTCGCGCGCGTCCTGCCGCGCGATCACACCACCGCGATCTCGCTCGACGATCTGGTTGGCGAGGTGGCGTATATCGTCACCGGCCGTGCCGCTTATGGGTCGCCCGCCCGCGCTCGCGCCGAGGACGAACATGGCCAGGCGCATTACGTCATGGTCGAACCCAATACGCCCGACCAGGTCTTTGAGGAGGGCGAGCGCATCCTGCTCGTACGCCGCGAGGACCAGATCTTTCGTGCCATTTCTCGCGGCGACCATCGTCTGCCGCATATCGGAGTCTGA
- a CDS encoding DUF1013 domain-containing protein, whose amino-acid sequence MAQPLMPHATASWLVDNTSLSFEQIAEFCGLHILEIQAIADDTAATKLTGRDPVRAHELTQEEIDKGQADPEYSLKILKGPEQVRRTKGPRYTPVSKRSDKPDGIAWIIRNHPEITDGAIGNLIGTTRTTIAAIRDRSHWNIANITPKDPVTLGLTTQRELDAAVGKAAKAAGLEAPVDTRLEGDREALITELRAQRAQAVLDAEAVEAGEAPASAEPTAENLFKR is encoded by the coding sequence ATGGCTCAGCCGCTCATGCCGCATGCGACCGCGTCGTGGCTCGTCGACAATACCTCGCTCTCGTTCGAGCAGATCGCTGAATTCTGCGGCCTGCACATCCTCGAGATCCAGGCGATCGCCGATGATACCGCCGCGACCAAACTGACTGGCCGCGACCCGGTTCGTGCGCACGAACTGACCCAGGAAGAAATCGACAAGGGCCAGGCCGATCCGGAATATTCGCTCAAGATCCTGAAAGGGCCGGAGCAGGTCCGCCGCACCAAGGGCCCGCGCTACACGCCGGTGTCGAAGCGTTCGGACAAGCCCGACGGCATCGCGTGGATCATCCGCAACCATCCGGAGATCACCGATGGCGCGATCGGCAATTTGATCGGTACGACCCGCACCACGATCGCGGCGATCCGCGATCGTAGCCACTGGAATATTGCCAATATCACCCCGAAGGATCCGGTCACCCTGGGCTTGACCACGCAGCGCGAACTCGACGCGGCGGTGGGCAAGGCGGCCAAGGCGGCGGGCCTTGAAGCGCCGGTCGATACGCGGCTCGAAGGCGACCGCGAGGCGCTGATCACCGAATTGCGCGCCCAGCGCGCGCAGGCCGTGCTCGACGCAGAAGCGGTGGAAGCCGGCGAAGCTCCTGCCTCGGCCGAGCCGACCGCCGAGAACCTGTTCAAACGCTGA
- a CDS encoding VOC family protein, with protein MRLNHLDLHVPDVAATRDFLIEHFGLAEIEMRGADGLAILNDDAGLELVISRPVAKFGGADQVSTAVATYHIGFILPSRGEVDALYAQLVAADAAIWNAPRAMRGGWVFYCFAPGRILIEVGFRP; from the coding sequence ATGCGACTGAATCACCTCGACCTTCACGTCCCCGATGTCGCGGCGACGCGCGATTTTCTGATCGAGCATTTCGGCCTTGCCGAAATCGAAATGCGCGGCGCCGATGGGCTGGCGATCCTCAACGATGATGCCGGCCTCGAACTCGTCATCAGCCGGCCGGTGGCCAAATTCGGCGGCGCGGACCAGGTCTCGACCGCTGTGGCGACTTATCATATCGGCTTCATCCTGCCGTCGCGCGGTGAGGTTGATGCGCTCTACGCGCAGCTGGTCGCGGCCGATGCCGCTATCTGGAATGCGCCACGCGCGATGCGGGGCGGCTGGGTCTTTTACTGCTTCGCGCCGGGACGGATCCTGATCGAAGTCGGGTTTCGTCCCTGA
- a CDS encoding UDP-2,3-diacylglucosamine diphosphatase: MNVISKLMSDGNITDLTDFANSHPAIPERIVEGRRQYRTIWISDVHLGTRGCNATMLIDFLDHVDSETMYLVGDIIDGWRLKKKFYWPSAHNDIVWRLLKRAKRGTRVIYIPGNHDEVFRQFSGLDFGGVSIRRQAIHETADGRRLLVLHGDEFDAITLTHRWLAHVGDVAYEFMMALNRWVNAYRRFFDLPYWSLSKHAKAKVKNAVEFISNYEEVVAQAAGSRGVNGVVCGHIHTAEFRDIGGVEYYNDGDWVEGCTALVEHFDGRMELIHWADEIARRELPDDAPGQARAGIEMMAA; encoded by the coding sequence ATGAACGTCATCAGCAAGCTTATGAGCGACGGCAATATTACCGACCTGACGGACTTCGCCAATTCCCATCCGGCGATTCCGGAACGGATCGTGGAGGGACGGCGGCAATATCGGACGATCTGGATTTCCGACGTGCATCTCGGGACGCGCGGCTGCAACGCGACGATGCTGATCGACTTTCTCGATCATGTCGATAGCGAGACGATGTATCTGGTCGGCGACATCATCGACGGATGGCGGCTGAAGAAGAAATTCTACTGGCCATCGGCCCATAACGATATTGTCTGGCGGCTGCTGAAACGCGCGAAGCGCGGCACGCGCGTGATCTATATCCCGGGTAATCATGACGAGGTGTTCCGGCAATTCTCCGGGCTCGATTTCGGCGGCGTGTCGATCCGCCGTCAGGCGATCCATGAAACCGCCGATGGCCGCCGTCTGCTCGTGCTGCACGGCGATGAATTCGATGCGATTACTTTGACGCACCGCTGGCTGGCGCATGTCGGCGATGTCGCGTATGAATTCATGATGGCCCTGAACCGCTGGGTAAACGCGTATCGCCGCTTCTTCGACCTGCCCTATTGGTCGCTGTCGAAACACGCGAAGGCCAAGGTGAAGAACGCAGTCGAATTCATTTCGAACTACGAAGAAGTCGTGGCGCAGGCAGCGGGCAGCCGCGGCGTCAACGGTGTCGTCTGCGGCCATATCCATACTGCCGAGTTCCGCGACATCGGCGGCGTGGAATATTATAATGATGGCGACTGGGTGGAGGGATGCACGGCGCTGGTCGAACATTTCGACGGCCGCATGGAGCTGATCCACTGGGCCGACGAGATCGCCCGGCGCGAACTGCCCGATGACGCACCAGGACAAGCCCGCGCGGGGATCGAGATGATGGCGGCCTGA
- a CDS encoding helix-turn-helix transcriptional regulator, translated as MRASRLLSILILLQLRTRLTAKALAEEFEVSERTIYRDIDALSAAGVPVYGDRGPGGGFQLLDGYRTRLTGLASDEAEAMLMIGLPGPAAALGLGPAASRAKGKLLASLTPGSVDGAARIGGRFHLDPVDWYRDDQPAEHLPRLTRAVLDQRVVEMRYESWTATHDWRIEPLGLVMKGGGWYCVAAARGKTRIFKVSNILSATMLDTMFERPAGFELAAFWSEATERFESDLRQENAVLRASPIGLKRLARLGGYAVRAVQAAGTVESDGWVRLTLPVERPEQAALDLLAIGPEIEVIDPPALRAALHELAGQMIGRSAPLV; from the coding sequence ATGCGCGCAAGCCGGCTCCTGTCGATCCTGATCCTGTTGCAACTCCGCACGCGGCTGACCGCGAAGGCATTGGCCGAGGAGTTCGAGGTCTCGGAGCGGACCATCTATCGCGATATCGACGCGCTGAGCGCGGCCGGCGTGCCGGTCTATGGCGATCGCGGCCCGGGCGGCGGGTTCCAGCTGCTCGACGGATATCGCACGCGCCTGACCGGGCTCGCCAGCGACGAAGCGGAGGCGATGCTGATGATCGGCTTGCCCGGCCCGGCCGCCGCGCTCGGCCTGGGCCCCGCGGCATCGCGCGCGAAGGGCAAGCTGCTCGCGTCGCTGACGCCCGGATCGGTCGACGGCGCGGCGCGGATCGGCGGACGCTTCCATCTCGACCCGGTCGACTGGTACCGCGACGATCAGCCGGCCGAGCATCTGCCCCGACTGACCCGCGCGGTGCTCGACCAGCGGGTGGTCGAAATGCGCTACGAAAGCTGGACTGCAACGCATGACTGGCGGATCGAACCGCTCGGTTTGGTGATGAAAGGCGGCGGCTGGTATTGCGTCGCCGCCGCGCGCGGCAAGACGCGAATCTTCAAAGTGTCCAATATCCTGTCGGCGACGATGCTGGATACGATGTTCGAGCGGCCCGCGGGGTTCGAACTCGCCGCTTTCTGGTCGGAAGCGACCGAGCGCTTCGAGAGCGATTTGCGGCAGGAGAATGCGGTGCTGCGCGCTTCGCCGATCGGCCTCAAGCGACTGGCCCGGCTCGGCGGTTATGCCGTCCGCGCCGTGCAGGCGGCCGGAACAGTGGAAAGCGATGGCTGGGTGCGCCTGACCCTGCCGGTCGAGCGGCCCGAACAGGCGGCGCTCGACCTGCTCGCCATCGGGCCGGAGATCGAGGTGATCGATCCGCCGGCATTACGCGCGGCGTTGCATGAACTGGCCGGGCAGATGATCGGCCGGAGCGCGCCGCTGGTTTGA